The following are encoded together in the Corynebacterium jeikeium genome:
- the yajC gene encoding preprotein translocase subunit YajC has product MPIDIILIVLVLLVFVGLPLIQIRKQNKRVQEIRQFQDQLGPGMVVKTTSGIHGRVVHVGDTTIDLEIAQGVVTTWEKASILETVDAVEPGSQQETQLTEEKED; this is encoded by the coding sequence ATGCCAATTGACATTATTCTCATCGTCCTTGTCCTACTTGTGTTCGTCGGCTTACCGCTGATCCAGATCCGCAAGCAAAACAAGCGGGTTCAGGAGATCCGGCAATTTCAGGATCAGCTGGGTCCAGGCATGGTCGTGAAGACGACCTCCGGCATCCACGGTCGCGTGGTCCACGTGGGGGATACGACCATCGACCTGGAAATCGCGCAGGGTGTTGTGACCACGTGGGAGAAGGCTTCCATCCTAGAGACCGTCGACGCTGTGGAACCGGGTTCGCAGCAAGAAACGCAGCTGACGGAAGAAAAAGAAGACTAA
- the secD gene encoding protein translocase subunit SecD yields the protein MAKKKKRTAAQGGFAWPKRALAAFVVVVLIVLGLIMFTGNKSFGPKLGIDLQGGTRVTLVPQGDTPTPDQLSQARTILENRVNGMGVSGASVVTDGNNLVITVPGSDAGEARSLGKTSQLLFRPEAQPGQPTKDFPEAVKKMANRWVENGIITPEFANERLSRMVKAFPQLGLKDAPKELKVTAKPPAEPKDSVEEQERRDKQVEVLKADRQSTDGNKQQAAGALLDCEKNDPMAGSDDADKPLVTCSDQGPMVLGPAPLLKGETDEKNGERLTGEMIDTNSQITGGLQPNSAQMAITFKFKTGEQTPGGETWYALGQQMMGKRVAITLDSKVISAPEIQSPTPPGEVSQITGSFSEKEAQDLANNLRYGALPLSFVGENGEPGGTTTTISPSLGAASLKAGVIAGLVGLVLVGLYALAYYRGLGVVAIISLIAAFSLVYGFIVLLGRWIGYSLDLSGIAGLIIGLGTTADSFVIYFERIKDDIKNGSTFRSAVPRAWQRARSTIVTGNIVSLIAAVILYFLAVGDVKGFAFTLGLTTVFDLVVAFLLTAPLMILMSRRPSFASPKLNGLGAAYRVAERKYGRKPHEHAVRAKSAKKAGKAEKPDNTEEADEAEKADTSATENKEGK from the coding sequence GTGGCAAAGAAAAAGAAAAGAACTGCTGCGCAGGGTGGCTTCGCGTGGCCGAAGCGGGCGCTCGCCGCATTCGTGGTGGTCGTCCTCATCGTGCTGGGCTTGATCATGTTTACGGGAAACAAGTCCTTCGGGCCAAAGCTTGGCATCGACCTACAGGGCGGTACCCGAGTGACGTTGGTTCCACAGGGAGACACACCTACGCCGGATCAGCTAAGCCAGGCGCGTACGATTCTGGAAAACCGCGTGAACGGTATGGGCGTTTCTGGCGCTTCCGTGGTGACGGATGGCAACAACCTGGTCATTACCGTGCCAGGTTCGGACGCTGGTGAGGCACGCTCGTTGGGTAAGACCTCGCAGCTGCTGTTCCGCCCCGAAGCACAACCCGGGCAGCCCACCAAGGACTTCCCGGAAGCCGTGAAGAAGATGGCTAACCGCTGGGTTGAGAACGGCATTATCACCCCAGAGTTTGCTAATGAACGCCTGAGCCGAATGGTTAAAGCCTTCCCGCAACTGGGCCTGAAGGATGCGCCGAAGGAATTGAAGGTAACCGCCAAGCCACCGGCGGAACCAAAGGATTCGGTCGAGGAGCAGGAGCGCCGCGACAAGCAGGTCGAGGTATTGAAGGCAGATCGCCAGAGCACGGACGGAAACAAGCAGCAGGCAGCCGGTGCGTTGCTGGATTGTGAGAAGAACGACCCGATGGCAGGCTCCGATGATGCGGACAAGCCATTGGTGACTTGTAGCGACCAGGGGCCGATGGTTCTGGGGCCTGCCCCGCTGCTGAAGGGCGAGACCGACGAGAAGAACGGCGAGCGCCTGACCGGCGAGATGATCGACACGAACTCGCAGATCACCGGTGGCCTGCAGCCGAACTCGGCTCAGATGGCCATTACCTTCAAGTTCAAGACCGGCGAACAGACCCCGGGTGGCGAAACCTGGTACGCACTCGGCCAGCAGATGATGGGCAAGCGCGTTGCCATCACCCTGGACTCCAAGGTCATCTCCGCGCCGGAAATCCAGTCGCCGACTCCTCCAGGCGAAGTTTCCCAGATCACCGGTAGCTTCTCCGAGAAGGAGGCCCAGGATCTGGCCAACAACCTGCGCTATGGTGCGCTGCCGCTGAGCTTCGTCGGTGAAAACGGCGAGCCGGGTGGTACCACCACCACGATCTCCCCATCGTTGGGTGCAGCTTCCCTGAAGGCCGGCGTCATCGCCGGTCTGGTGGGCTTGGTCCTGGTTGGTCTGTACGCCCTGGCTTACTACCGCGGCCTGGGTGTTGTGGCGATCATCTCGCTCATCGCGGCGTTCTCGTTGGTTTATGGCTTTATCGTTCTGCTGGGACGCTGGATCGGTTACAGCCTGGACCTGTCGGGTATCGCTGGCCTGATCATCGGCCTTGGCACCACAGCAGACTCCTTCGTGATTTACTTCGAGAGGATCAAGGACGATATCAAGAACGGCTCCACGTTCCGCTCCGCGGTGCCACGCGCTTGGCAGCGTGCCCGCAGCACTATCGTCACCGGTAACATCGTTTCCCTGATTGCTGCTGTGATCCTTTACTTCCTGGCTGTTGGCGACGTCAAGGGCTTTGCCTTCACCCTGGGGCTGACCACGGTATTCGACCTAGTGGTTGCGTTCCTGCTGACTGCACCGCTGATGATCCTGATGTCTCGTCGACCGAGCTTCGCCTCGCCGAAGCTCAACGGCCTGGGTGCTGCCTACCGCGTTGCCGAACGCAAGTACGGGCGCAAACCCCACGAGCACGCAGTGCGCGCGAAGTCAGCTAAGAAGGCGGGCAAAGCCGAGAAGCCTGATAATACTGAAGAGGCCGATGAGGCTGAAAAGGCAGATACCTCGGCCACTGAAAACAAGGAGGGGAAGTAA
- a CDS encoding YebC/PmpR family DNA-binding transcriptional regulator has translation MAGHSKWATTKHKKAANDAKRGKEFAKLIKNIEVAARTGGGDPSANPTLQDAITKAKKSSVPNDNIERARKRGSGEEAGGANWETIMYEGYGPNGVAMLIECLTDNRNRATTDVRTAMNKNGGNMADAGSVSYLFTRKGVAVLDKGENAEDDILLAVLDAGAEEVNDLGEKFEVVCESSDINAVRDALKEAEIDYDSIELDFRASMEVPADATTAKKVFNLIDALEDSDDVQNVFTNMNVSEDVLAELDSE, from the coding sequence ATGGCCGGCCACTCCAAATGGGCAACTACCAAGCACAAGAAGGCTGCCAACGACGCGAAGCGTGGCAAGGAATTCGCCAAGCTGATCAAGAACATCGAAGTGGCAGCCCGTACCGGTGGCGGTGACCCCAGCGCGAACCCGACGCTGCAGGATGCGATCACCAAAGCCAAGAAGTCCTCGGTGCCCAACGACAATATCGAGCGCGCCCGCAAGCGCGGCTCTGGCGAAGAGGCCGGCGGCGCAAACTGGGAAACGATCATGTACGAAGGCTACGGTCCGAACGGTGTGGCTATGCTCATCGAGTGCCTGACCGATAACCGTAACCGTGCTACGACCGACGTGCGCACCGCGATGAACAAGAACGGCGGCAATATGGCGGACGCAGGCTCCGTCTCCTACCTGTTCACCCGCAAGGGCGTGGCAGTGCTGGACAAGGGCGAGAACGCCGAGGACGACATCCTGCTGGCCGTGTTGGATGCCGGCGCGGAAGAGGTCAACGACCTCGGCGAGAAGTTCGAGGTCGTGTGCGAGTCTTCTGACATCAACGCGGTCCGAGACGCGCTGAAGGAAGCCGAGATCGACTACGACTCCATCGAGCTGGACTTCCGCGCGTCCATGGAGGTTCCGGCGGACGCCACCACCGCGAAGAAGGTGTTTAACCTGATCGATGCGCTGGAAGACTCCGACGACGTGCAGAACGTGTTTACCAACATGAATGTGTCGGAAGACGTGTTGGCAGAGCTCGACAGCGAATAA
- the pdxT gene encoding pyridoxal 5'-phosphate synthase glutaminase subunit PdxT has product MIIGVLSVQGGFVEHMRSIERLGHEARAVRRAEHLEGLDGLIMPGGESTTMSKLLELGGMLEPLRQLVADGLPVFGTCAGLILLADRVLDTRSDAHSLHAMDITVRRNAFGRQVDSFETQLPFGDIDTPVEAVFIRAPKVEEVGDGVEVVSTLPDGTVVGVRQGNVLGCSFHPELSEDDRVHEYFLRMVKQRGVE; this is encoded by the coding sequence ATGATCATTGGCGTTTTGAGTGTGCAAGGCGGATTTGTAGAGCACATGCGCAGCATCGAGCGGCTGGGGCACGAGGCCCGCGCCGTTCGCCGCGCCGAGCACCTTGAAGGTCTCGACGGGCTGATCATGCCCGGCGGCGAGTCCACCACTATGTCGAAGCTGCTGGAACTGGGCGGAATGCTGGAACCCTTGCGTCAGTTGGTGGCCGACGGTCTGCCGGTGTTCGGAACGTGCGCTGGGTTGATCCTATTGGCCGATCGGGTTCTGGATACTCGTAGTGACGCCCATAGTTTGCACGCCATGGACATTACGGTTCGGCGAAACGCTTTCGGTCGGCAGGTGGATTCCTTCGAGACCCAGCTGCCGTTCGGGGATATCGACACGCCCGTCGAGGCCGTGTTTATTCGCGCTCCGAAGGTGGAAGAAGTGGGCGATGGTGTCGAGGTTGTATCGACCTTGCCGGACGGCACCGTCGTCGGAGTGAGGCAGGGAAACGTACTGGGATGTAGCTTTCACCCGGAGCTTTCCGAGGATGACCGCGTGCACGAGTACTTTCTGCGGATGGTTAAGCAGCGCGGCGTGGAATAG
- a CDS encoding acyl-CoA thioesterase — translation MAPHRPKILDVLDLERIDRDIFRGSPLPSKLARTYGGQVAAQALVAATRTVSEDFSVHSLHGYFVGPGNPDASTVFLVDRVRDGRSFVSRSVKVVQDGKAIFSMQASFHIRDDHGPQHSDEMRAVPAPESIAVDTESLTSVQRLFRDEWADWDVRIVPPEDYEHNKYTASQQVVWFRTKSRLPDIDTLHVCTLAYMSDMTLLSSALVPHRPAEFQEASLDHAMWFLRPFRADEWLLYDQVSPSAHGGRALTHGRIFNQQGDLVAVVTQEGLTRTLRDGAQSVPLKEQEEQ, via the coding sequence ATGGCTCCGCACCGTCCGAAGATCCTGGATGTTCTGGATCTAGAGCGCATTGACCGCGACATCTTCCGCGGCAGCCCGCTGCCGTCGAAGCTGGCGCGTACATACGGAGGTCAGGTCGCGGCGCAGGCGCTAGTAGCGGCCACCCGTACCGTTAGTGAGGATTTTTCCGTGCATTCCCTGCACGGTTACTTCGTCGGTCCGGGCAATCCCGATGCTTCGACGGTGTTTTTGGTCGACCGCGTGCGCGACGGTCGATCCTTCGTCTCCCGTTCTGTGAAAGTGGTGCAAGACGGCAAGGCGATTTTCAGCATGCAGGCCAGCTTTCACATCCGCGACGACCACGGACCGCAGCATTCCGATGAGATGCGCGCGGTGCCGGCCCCTGAGTCGATCGCGGTGGATACCGAGTCGCTAACTAGCGTCCAGCGCCTGTTCCGCGACGAGTGGGCAGACTGGGACGTGCGCATCGTTCCTCCGGAGGACTACGAGCACAATAAGTACACGGCCTCCCAGCAGGTGGTGTGGTTTCGCACGAAGTCTAGGCTGCCGGACATCGACACCTTGCATGTCTGCACCCTGGCCTACATGTCGGACATGACTCTGCTGTCGTCCGCGCTGGTGCCGCACCGCCCGGCGGAGTTCCAGGAGGCCTCGCTGGACCACGCCATGTGGTTCCTGCGACCCTTCCGCGCCGACGAGTGGCTGCTTTACGACCAGGTTTCCCCGTCTGCCCACGGCGGTCGGGCACTGACCCACGGGCGGATCTTTAACCAGCAGGGTGACCTGGTGGCTGTGGTCACCCAAGAGGGACTGACCCGCACCCTGCGCGACGGCGCTCAGTCGGTGCCGCTGAAGGAGCAAGAGGAGCAGTAG
- the ruvA gene encoding Holliday junction branch migration protein RuvA has protein sequence MIASLRGTVIDKGLDYVTIECAGVGYQCSGTATTIAELPRGEEVFVTTALVVREDSQTLYVFKDADEKRAFATLQSVSGVGARLALAILSVITPQELARAVSNGDHKTLQKAPGVGKRLAERMAVDLKGKVADLGEIADTGAVGAAGAVGDGGDGQAVAPDVREQVLEALVGLGFTESKAGTTIEAVLSQWSAPQAPDASGLLRASLAAIK, from the coding sequence ATGATCGCATCGTTGCGTGGAACCGTAATTGATAAAGGCCTGGACTACGTGACCATTGAATGCGCGGGAGTGGGCTACCAGTGCTCCGGTACGGCCACCACCATCGCGGAACTGCCGCGAGGCGAGGAAGTCTTCGTGACAACCGCGTTGGTTGTGCGTGAGGACTCACAGACTCTGTACGTTTTCAAGGACGCAGACGAGAAGCGCGCTTTCGCTACCCTGCAATCTGTCAGCGGAGTGGGCGCCCGGCTGGCATTAGCGATTCTGTCGGTGATCACCCCTCAGGAACTTGCCCGAGCAGTATCTAACGGCGACCATAAGACCCTGCAGAAAGCACCAGGCGTGGGCAAGCGCCTGGCCGAACGCATGGCCGTAGATCTAAAGGGCAAGGTGGCGGATCTGGGGGAGATCGCTGATACCGGCGCTGTGGGAGCGGCCGGTGCAGTCGGCGATGGCGGCGATGGTCAGGCCGTGGCTCCGGATGTGCGCGAGCAAGTTCTCGAGGCGCTCGTCGGGCTCGGCTTTACGGAGTCTAAGGCCGGCACCACCATCGAAGCAGTCCTGTCTCAATGGTCTGCCCCGCAAGCCCCGGACGCTTCCGGGCTGCTGCGCGCATCGTTGGCGGCTATTAAATAG
- the ruvB gene encoding Holliday junction branch migration DNA helicase RuvB, translated as MSDFERTEFELPPGVGHSQNEDLNPQQTAGDSDIDTSLRPKSLDEFIGQPKVRTQLDLVLGGARSRGVAPDHVLLAGPPGLGKTTMAMIIAQELGSSLRMTSGPALERAGDLAAMLSNLMEGDVLFIDEIHRMARPAEEMLYMAMEDFRIDVIVGKGPGATSIPIEIAPFTLVGATTRAGMLTGPLRDRFGFTAQMEFYDTADLTRVVTRAAGILGVDITGDAAAEIASRSRGTPRIANRLLRRVRDFADVNADGKITVEVARAALLVFDVDESGLDRLDRAVIEALVKGHGGGPVGVNTLALAVGEEPSTVEEVCEPYLVRAGMVSRTPRGRVATAAAWRHIGLEPPEGTIGL; from the coding sequence ATGAGCGACTTCGAGCGCACAGAGTTTGAACTTCCACCCGGAGTGGGCCATTCCCAGAATGAGGATTTGAATCCGCAACAAACCGCCGGGGATTCGGACATCGACACTTCGCTGCGTCCGAAATCGCTAGATGAGTTCATCGGCCAGCCGAAGGTACGCACGCAGCTGGACCTCGTGCTGGGCGGTGCGCGATCTCGCGGAGTAGCCCCCGACCATGTTCTGCTAGCCGGCCCGCCCGGTTTGGGTAAGACCACGATGGCCATGATCATCGCTCAAGAGCTCGGCAGCTCCCTGCGCATGACCTCTGGTCCGGCCCTGGAGCGCGCGGGCGATCTGGCCGCCATGCTTTCCAACCTGATGGAGGGCGATGTGCTGTTTATTGACGAGATCCACCGCATGGCCCGTCCTGCCGAAGAGATGCTGTATATGGCCATGGAGGACTTCCGCATTGACGTCATCGTAGGCAAGGGGCCGGGCGCCACCTCCATCCCCATCGAGATCGCCCCGTTCACACTGGTAGGCGCCACTACGCGCGCGGGAATGCTCACCGGGCCGCTGCGAGACCGCTTCGGCTTCACGGCTCAGATGGAGTTCTACGACACAGCCGACTTGACCCGGGTGGTCACGCGCGCTGCGGGAATCTTGGGCGTCGATATTACTGGTGACGCCGCAGCGGAGATCGCTTCCCGTTCCCGCGGAACCCCGCGTATCGCCAACCGATTGCTGCGCCGGGTGCGCGACTTCGCGGATGTGAATGCCGACGGAAAGATCACCGTCGAGGTGGCTCGTGCCGCACTGCTTGTTTTCGACGTGGACGAATCTGGTTTAGATAGGCTCGACCGGGCAGTCATCGAAGCCCTGGTAAAGGGCCATGGCGGTGGACCAGTGGGCGTCAACACCCTTGCGCTGGCGGTAGGCGAAGAACCTTCCACGGTCGAGGAAGTCTGCGAGCCTTACCTCGTCCGGGCAGGAATGGTGAGCCGTACCCCGCGTGGTCGCGTGGCGACTGCGGCTGCCTGGCGACACATCGGCTTGGAACCGCCGGAGGGAACAATCGGGCTTTAA
- the pdxS gene encoding pyridoxal 5'-phosphate synthase lyase subunit PdxS, with protein MTNNSSVANTGTARVKRGLADMLKGGVIMDVVTPEQAKIAEDAGATAVMALERVPADIRAEGGVSRMSDPDMIEGIINAVSIPVMAKARIGHFVEAQVLQSLGVDFIDESEVLTPADYKNHIDKFDFEVPFVCGATNLGEALRRINEGAAMIRSKGEAGTGDVSNAVTHMRTIRAEINRLTSMAEDELYVAAKELQAPYELVREVAANGKLPVVLFTAGGIATPADAAMMMQLGAEGVFVGSGIFKSGNPEQRARAIVQATQNYDDPATIAKVSRGLGEAMVGINVDEIPQPHRLAERGW; from the coding sequence GTGACTAATAACTCTTCTGTTGCGAACACCGGTACCGCTCGCGTGAAGCGCGGCCTGGCCGACATGCTCAAGGGCGGCGTGATCATGGACGTCGTCACCCCGGAGCAGGCAAAGATCGCTGAGGATGCCGGCGCTACCGCAGTTATGGCTCTGGAGCGCGTGCCCGCCGACATTCGCGCCGAAGGCGGCGTTTCCCGCATGTCCGACCCGGACATGATTGAGGGCATCATCAATGCTGTCTCGATCCCGGTTATGGCCAAGGCCCGCATCGGCCACTTCGTCGAGGCACAGGTTCTGCAGTCCCTGGGCGTGGACTTCATCGACGAGTCCGAGGTTCTCACCCCGGCCGATTACAAGAACCACATCGACAAGTTCGACTTCGAGGTTCCATTCGTCTGCGGTGCAACCAATCTGGGCGAGGCACTGCGTCGCATTAACGAGGGTGCGGCGATGATCCGTTCCAAGGGCGAGGCTGGCACCGGCGACGTCTCTAACGCTGTCACTCACATGCGAACCATTCGTGCGGAGATCAACCGCCTGACCTCCATGGCTGAGGACGAGCTCTACGTTGCTGCCAAGGAGCTGCAGGCTCCGTACGAGTTGGTGCGCGAGGTTGCTGCCAACGGCAAGCTGCCTGTCGTGCTGTTCACCGCGGGCGGTATTGCCACCCCGGCCGACGCTGCAATGATGATGCAGCTCGGCGCTGAGGGTGTCTTCGTTGGTTCCGGCATCTTCAAGTCTGGCAACCCGGAGCAGCGCGCCCGCGCCATCGTGCAGGCTACCCAAAACTACGATGACCCGGCGACCATCGCCAAGGTTTCCCGCGGCCTGGGCGAGGCCATGGTCGGCATCAACGTCGACGAGATTCCGCAGCCGCACCGACTGGCAGAGCGCGGCTGGTAA
- the ruvC gene encoding crossover junction endodeoxyribonuclease RuvC, producing the protein MNTPQHSAWGSPTGGPTSLAGLRVMGIDPGLTRCGLSVVQAGKGRAVYPVAVGVVRTPSDMPVEQRLNKLFDAVEQWFDDYQPHVVALERVFERSNVSTVMNTAHASGVLMLAAARRGVDVHMYTPSEVKKSISGNGRADKAQMTRMITRILGLSEAPKPPDAADALALAVCHCWRAPLNHLVKGKL; encoded by the coding sequence ATGAACACTCCACAACATTCCGCTTGGGGCAGCCCCACCGGCGGTCCGACCTCGCTGGCCGGGCTGCGCGTGATGGGGATTGACCCCGGGCTGACGCGCTGCGGCTTGTCCGTGGTGCAAGCGGGGAAGGGGCGGGCCGTGTACCCCGTAGCCGTGGGGGTAGTGCGTACACCGTCAGACATGCCAGTAGAGCAGCGGCTAAATAAGCTCTTCGACGCGGTGGAGCAGTGGTTTGACGACTACCAGCCGCACGTCGTAGCTCTGGAGCGCGTCTTCGAGCGCTCGAACGTCTCTACCGTGATGAACACCGCTCATGCCTCAGGCGTGTTGATGTTGGCTGCGGCCAGGCGCGGGGTGGATGTGCACATGTACACGCCCAGTGAGGTGAAGAAATCCATCAGCGGCAATGGTCGGGCGGACAAAGCCCAGATGACCCGCATGATTACCCGCATCTTGGGGCTGAGTGAAGCGCCCAAGCCGCCGGATGCTGCCGACGCGCTGGCGCTGGCCGTGTGCCATTGCTGGCGGGCACCGCTGAACCATCTCGTAAAGGGGAAACTATGA
- the secF gene encoding protein translocase subunit SecF, whose translation MSNPETLSAKETEAVEAVESTELSAAEANPVDAPDSEAQGFFEKLYNGNGGFRIVQNRGRLYGILVAVVVACLLSILVRGFTLGIDFEGGTRMTMPPAGGATESSVSEIFENATGIAPQSTQTVGSGDAESIEITSERLSEEQIREARSALFNEYHPKNNVGEVTQDAISDSTVSESWGSSITKKMLIALGVFLLTVFLYIAFRMERDMAAAAIICLLIDLTVVSGIYALVGFEVSPATVIGLLTILAYSLYDTVVVFDKVHENTAGLFGSTRATYAEETNLAINQTIMRSINTSIFSLVPIASLLVVAVGIMGVGTLKDLALVQFIGVIAGTFSSIFFAAPLLVTFKMRQQKYKQHEARVERARSLAASQEGTSSNDAAVETSDGDSEKVTVPADNGDEEENTGRAKRNVSSPNAHVAADSTEDFKRETHNEDAGRSWRPGM comes from the coding sequence ATGAGTAACCCCGAAACTCTTAGCGCGAAGGAGACCGAGGCTGTGGAGGCTGTGGAATCCACGGAGCTTTCGGCGGCCGAGGCCAATCCGGTCGACGCTCCAGATAGTGAGGCGCAAGGCTTCTTCGAGAAGCTCTACAACGGCAACGGCGGTTTCCGCATCGTGCAGAACCGCGGTCGCCTTTATGGCATCCTCGTAGCGGTCGTCGTGGCCTGCCTGCTTTCGATCCTGGTGCGTGGCTTTACCCTTGGCATCGACTTCGAGGGCGGCACGCGCATGACCATGCCGCCGGCAGGCGGAGCCACGGAATCTAGCGTCTCGGAGATCTTCGAGAACGCCACTGGCATCGCGCCGCAGTCCACCCAGACTGTCGGCAGCGGCGATGCCGAGTCCATCGAGATCACCTCCGAGCGCCTGAGTGAGGAACAAATCCGCGAGGCCCGTTCGGCTCTGTTCAACGAGTACCACCCTAAGAACAATGTCGGCGAGGTTACTCAGGACGCGATTAGTGATTCCACCGTCTCCGAGTCGTGGGGAAGTAGCATCACCAAGAAGATGCTTATCGCCCTGGGCGTATTCCTGCTGACGGTATTCTTGTACATCGCCTTCCGTATGGAGCGCGACATGGCTGCTGCAGCCATCATCTGTCTGCTGATTGACCTCACCGTCGTCTCCGGCATCTACGCGCTGGTCGGCTTCGAGGTTTCCCCGGCTACGGTGATCGGCCTGCTGACTATTCTTGCCTACTCGCTCTATGACACGGTTGTGGTGTTCGACAAGGTGCACGAGAACACGGCTGGTCTGTTTGGCTCGACGCGCGCCACCTACGCCGAGGAAACGAACCTCGCCATCAACCAGACGATCATGCGCTCGATCAACACCTCCATCTTCTCCCTGGTTCCGATCGCGTCGCTGCTGGTCGTGGCAGTGGGCATCATGGGCGTGGGCACGCTGAAGGATCTGGCTCTAGTGCAGTTCATCGGTGTTATCGCCGGCACGTTTAGCTCCATTTTCTTCGCCGCGCCACTGTTGGTGACGTTCAAGATGCGACAGCAAAAGTACAAGCAGCACGAGGCTCGCGTGGAGCGCGCCCGTTCCCTCGCGGCGTCGCAGGAGGGTACTTCTAGCAATGACGCCGCAGTGGAAACCTCTGATGGAGACAGCGAAAAGGTGACCGTTCCCGCTGACAATGGTGATGAGGAAGAGAACACCGGCCGCGCCAAGCGTAATGTCTCCAGTCCGAATGCTCATGTGGCCGCGGATTCCACTGAGGACTTCAAGCGTGAAACTCACAACGAAGACGCTGGAAGGTCCTGGCGCCCTGGCATGTAG